From Alteromonas sp. RKMC-009, one genomic window encodes:
- the map gene encoding type I methionyl aminopeptidase, whose product MAAIIKTAEEIEKMRVAGKLAADVLTMITPHVKKGVTTDELNTLCHDYIVNEQQAIPAPLNYGHPPFPKSICTSVNHCICHGIPSDKKLKDGDIINIDVTVIKDGYHGDTSKMFIVGKPAILAERLVRVTQECLYNAIKQVKPGMRLGDIGHLCQTHAESHNYSIVREYCGHGIGAGFHEEPQIVHYGRPGTGDELVPGMCFTIEPMVNAGKRHSKVLPDQWTVVTKDRSLSAQWEHTLLVTEDGVEVLTLREEEDLPRVISHS is encoded by the coding sequence GTGGCAGCTATTATTAAAACCGCTGAAGAAATTGAAAAAATGCGCGTTGCCGGCAAACTCGCCGCAGATGTGCTGACGATGATTACACCACATGTGAAAAAGGGTGTAACCACTGACGAACTGAATACCTTATGCCACGACTATATTGTCAATGAGCAACAAGCGATTCCGGCACCATTAAACTATGGTCATCCACCGTTTCCAAAATCTATTTGTACATCGGTAAACCATTGTATTTGTCATGGCATCCCGTCGGATAAAAAACTTAAAGACGGCGACATCATTAATATTGATGTAACCGTGATAAAAGACGGTTACCACGGCGATACCTCAAAGATGTTTATCGTCGGTAAGCCCGCCATTCTGGCTGAACGCCTGGTGCGGGTAACGCAGGAGTGTTTATATAACGCCATCAAACAGGTAAAGCCCGGCATGCGTCTGGGGGACATTGGTCACCTTTGCCAGACACATGCTGAATCGCATAATTATTCTATCGTCCGTGAGTACTGCGGACACGGTATCGGTGCAGGTTTCCACGAAGAACCTCAGATTGTTCACTACGGCCGTCCGGGCACGGGTGATGAACTGGTTCCGGGTATGTGCTTCACAATTGAACCCATGGTAAATGCCGGTAAGCGCCACTCAAAAGTACTGCCGGATCAATGGACTGTGGTCACTAAAGACCGCAGCCTGAGTGCCCAGTGGGAGCATACTTTGCTGGTTACTGAAGACGGTGTTGAAGTACTGACGCTGCGTGAAGAAGAAGATTTGCCCAGAGTCATCAGCCACAGTTAA